A portion of the bacterium genome contains these proteins:
- the nth gene encoding endonuclease III produces the protein MKNEMTRPPTRLRRRAAAVDRVLRRGYRLRPWRKRDPLGALIGTILSQHTSDVNSGRAYAQLRRRYPTWEAVRAASTAGIAAAIRPAGLASLKAPRIHAVLRRLAAERGRLSLAFLRRWPREQARAWLRSVPGVGPKTAAIVMQFALAKPAFAVDTHVDRVGRRLGLIPPRMSTEDAHAWMEALIPPARYGPLHRFLVRHGREVCTARRPRCEVCPIRRWCDYTATRRR, from the coding sequence ATGAAAAACGAGATGACGCGGCCGCCGACCCGGCTTCGTCGCAGGGCCGCGGCGGTCGACCGGGTCCTCCGGCGGGGCTACCGGCTGCGGCCGTGGCGGAAGCGCGATCCGCTCGGGGCGCTCATCGGCACGATCCTCTCGCAGCACACCAGCGACGTGAACAGCGGCCGGGCCTACGCACAGCTGCGCCGGCGATATCCGACCTGGGAGGCGGTCCGCGCGGCGTCCACGGCGGGCATCGCGGCGGCGATCCGGCCCGCGGGGCTGGCGTCCCTCAAGGCGCCGCGGATCCACGCGGTGCTGCGCCGCCTGGCGGCGGAGCGCGGCCGGCTCTCGCTGGCGTTCCTCCGCCGGTGGCCGCGCGAGCAGGCGCGCGCGTGGCTGCGCAGCGTGCCGGGCGTGGGGCCGAAGACCGCAGCGATCGTCATGCAGTTCGCGCTCGCCAAGCCCGCCTTCGCCGTCGACACCCACGTCGACCGCGTCGGCCGGCGGCTCGGGCTGATTCCGCCGCGCATGTCGACTGAAGACGCGCACGCCTGGATGGAAGCGCTGATCCCGCCGGCGCGCTACGGGCCGCTGCACCGCTTCCTGGTGCGGCACGGCCGCGAGGTCTGCACGGCGCGGCGGCCGCGTTGCGAAGTGTGTCCGATCCGGCGGTGGTGCGACTACACCGCTACGCGGCGGCGGTGA
- a CDS encoding mandelate racemase/muconate lactonizing enzyme family protein has product MKIVRVEVYGHDLHYIHGTYVMSGGREITALPSTVVRVIADEGAEGWGEVCPLGTTYLPGFAEGARAAIREMAPAILGADPRQLGPVRDLLDRALAGHAYAKSPIDVACWDLLGQAAGVPLASLLGGRRQDRYPLYFAVPLGAPAEMAAYAAARRAEGIHRFQLKVGGRPHDDVARVQRVLEATGDDDVVVADANGGWQLQDAIVAARLLDALPRVYLEQPCRTLEECLAVRRHTTLPMVLDEVITDVPSLLRAHAAGGLEAFNLKISKVGGLTTARLLRDLADSLGLRVTIEDTWGGDLVTAAVSHLAASTRARTLFTVSFMNDWVNEHLCGYEPRSRQGVGAAPSGPGLGVRVDRSLLGAPLFTAAA; this is encoded by the coding sequence ATGAAGATCGTCCGCGTCGAGGTCTACGGCCACGACCTCCACTACATCCACGGGACGTACGTGATGTCGGGCGGGCGCGAAATCACCGCGCTGCCGAGCACCGTCGTTCGGGTGATCGCCGACGAGGGCGCGGAGGGGTGGGGGGAGGTCTGCCCCCTCGGGACCACGTATTTGCCGGGCTTCGCGGAGGGCGCGCGCGCCGCGATCCGCGAGATGGCCCCCGCGATTCTCGGCGCGGATCCGCGGCAGCTGGGCCCCGTGCGGGACCTGCTCGACCGGGCGCTCGCCGGGCACGCCTACGCGAAGAGCCCGATCGACGTGGCGTGCTGGGACCTCCTCGGTCAGGCGGCGGGCGTGCCCCTCGCGTCGCTGCTCGGCGGCCGGCGGCAGGACCGGTATCCGCTGTACTTCGCGGTGCCCCTCGGCGCACCGGCCGAGATGGCCGCCTACGCCGCCGCGCGGCGCGCGGAAGGCATCCATCGGTTTCAGCTCAAGGTCGGCGGCCGGCCGCACGACGACGTCGCCCGCGTGCAGCGCGTGCTCGAGGCCACGGGCGACGACGACGTCGTCGTCGCCGACGCGAACGGCGGCTGGCAGCTTCAAGACGCGATCGTGGCGGCGCGCCTGCTCGACGCGCTGCCCCGCGTCTACCTCGAGCAGCCGTGCCGGACGCTCGAGGAGTGCCTCGCCGTGCGCCGGCACACCACGCTGCCGATGGTGCTCGACGAGGTCATCACCGACGTGCCGTCGCTGCTGCGCGCCCACGCGGCCGGCGGCCTCGAAGCGTTCAACCTCAAGATCAGCAAAGTCGGCGGCCTCACGACGGCGCGGCTCCTGCGTGACCTCGCCGACTCACTGGGGCTGCGCGTCACGATCGAGGACACGTGGGGCGGCGATCTCGTGACCGCCGCCGTCAGCCACCTCGCGGCGAGCACGCGGGCCCGCACGCTCTTCACCGTGTCCTTCATGAACGACTGGGTGAACGAGCACCTCTGCGGCTACGAGCCGCGCTCGCGGCAGGGCGTCGGCGCCGCGCCGTCGGGTCCGGGCCTCGGGGTGCGCGTGGACCGCTCGCTGCTCGGCGCGCCGCTCTTCACCGCCGCCGCGTAG
- a CDS encoding acetamidase/formamidase family protein, producing the protein MATRDAALVVVSGDTVVTTTVDARGQDASGKQVTARGNPQTGPFFVEGAEPGDRLSVRLEVLRPNRRWGWSATAIAPNVLDPEAVAEAPQPVLGRWDVDVEAGTATLLEPETRLGRLTLPIAPMVGCFGVAPAGGQAISTATSSTHGGNMDYRGFVEGVTAHFPVFAPGALFYIGDGHAVQGDGEIVGTGVEISCDVRFTLTLVKRASIAWPRGETAGEIFTLGNARPLDQCVQHATTEMVRWLVDAYGFDARGAHLLLGQAARYDLANVYDPAYTMVCRLSKRLLPAARTA; encoded by the coding sequence ATGGCGACGCGCGACGCGGCGCTGGTGGTCGTTTCCGGCGACACCGTCGTCACGACCACCGTCGACGCGCGCGGCCAGGATGCGTCCGGGAAACAGGTGACCGCGCGGGGGAACCCGCAGACCGGTCCGTTCTTCGTCGAGGGGGCCGAACCCGGAGACCGCCTCAGCGTGCGGCTCGAGGTGCTGCGGCCCAACCGGCGCTGGGGATGGAGCGCCACGGCGATCGCCCCGAACGTCCTCGATCCCGAGGCCGTCGCGGAAGCGCCGCAGCCGGTCCTGGGACGCTGGGACGTCGACGTGGAGGCGGGTACCGCGACGCTGCTCGAGCCGGAGACGCGCCTCGGCCGGCTCACGCTGCCGATCGCGCCGATGGTGGGGTGCTTCGGCGTCGCCCCGGCGGGCGGCCAGGCGATCTCGACGGCGACCTCCTCGACCCACGGCGGCAACATGGACTACCGCGGCTTCGTGGAAGGCGTGACCGCGCACTTTCCGGTGTTCGCGCCCGGCGCGCTCTTCTACATCGGCGACGGCCACGCGGTCCAGGGCGACGGGGAGATCGTCGGGACCGGCGTCGAGATCTCGTGCGACGTGCGCTTCACGCTTACGCTCGTGAAGCGCGCGTCGATCGCGTGGCCGCGCGGCGAGACCGCGGGCGAGATCTTCACGCTCGGCAACGCGAGACCACTCGACCAGTGCGTGCAGCATGCGACGACCGAGATGGTGCGCTGGCTCGTCGACGCATACGGGTTCGACGCCCGCGGCGCGCATCTGCTCCTCGGCCAGGCGGCGCGCTACGACCTCGCCAACGTCTACGATCCGGCTTACACGATGGTCTGCCGCCTCTCGAAGCGGCTGCTGCCGGCCGCGCGGACGGCATGA
- a CDS encoding thiamine pyrophosphate-dependent enzyme: MDATGTDTRTKAGGKVMSRFDLTKRLVGRLTRGEAVVAGIGNANFDLFAAGHRPENFYMLGSMSLAVPIALGVALAQPSRRVFAIEGDGSMLMNLGALATVAMVAPQNLTVIVWDNGTYQITGGQAAATAEATDLAVVARGAGIVQSAWARDEAEFERLVGEALSGRGPRFIAALVNQEPGAGRPERDPVLVKDRFMRGLGAKPPNPA; the protein is encoded by the coding sequence ATGGACGCCACGGGCACCGACACACGCACGAAAGCCGGCGGCAAGGTGATGAGCCGGTTCGACCTCACGAAACGGCTCGTCGGGCGCCTCACCCGCGGTGAGGCCGTCGTCGCCGGCATCGGCAACGCCAACTTCGATCTGTTCGCCGCCGGCCACCGGCCGGAGAACTTCTACATGCTCGGGAGTATGAGTCTCGCCGTGCCCATCGCTCTCGGCGTCGCGCTCGCGCAGCCCTCGCGGCGCGTCTTCGCGATCGAGGGCGATGGGTCCATGCTGATGAACCTCGGCGCGCTCGCCACCGTGGCGATGGTCGCGCCCCAGAACCTTACGGTGATCGTCTGGGACAACGGGACCTACCAGATCACCGGGGGGCAGGCGGCCGCGACCGCGGAAGCGACCGATCTCGCCGTTGTCGCGCGCGGGGCGGGCATCGTGCAGAGCGCCTGGGCGCGCGACGAGGCGGAGTTCGAGCGCCTCGTCGGCGAGGCGCTTTCGGGGCGCGGGCCGCGCTTCATCGCCGCCCTTGTGAACCAAGAGCCCGGCGCCGGCCGGCCCGAACGGGATCCGGTCTTGGTGAAGGACCGCTTCATGCGCGGCCTCGGCGCGAAACCGCCGAATCCCGCCTAG
- a CDS encoding thiamine pyrophosphate-binding protein codes for MSEWSGTMIKCLTERGIGLVTYVPDKVLIPLIDGFRSHPGVTAFSATREEEAVGIAAGASLGGTPSAVMMQSSGFGNVPNALASLLVPYQLPVVLVISERGVLGEFNAVQVPISRVIRPSLDALGIPHVTLERDDEVAFLVTRSVHQAHRTQQPAALILSPRLTGGKMEG; via the coding sequence ATGAGCGAGTGGTCCGGCACGATGATCAAATGCCTGACGGAGCGGGGGATCGGGCTCGTCACGTACGTGCCGGACAAGGTGCTGATCCCGCTGATCGACGGCTTCCGGTCGCATCCCGGCGTCACCGCGTTCTCCGCGACGCGGGAGGAGGAGGCCGTCGGCATCGCCGCCGGCGCGTCGCTCGGGGGGACGCCGTCGGCGGTGATGATGCAGAGCAGCGGGTTCGGCAACGTCCCGAACGCCCTCGCCTCGCTCCTCGTCCCGTACCAGCTTCCGGTCGTGCTCGTCATTTCCGAGCGCGGCGTGCTCGGCGAGTTCAACGCGGTGCAGGTGCCGATCTCCCGCGTGATCCGCCCGTCGCTGGACGCGCTCGGGATTCCGCACGTCACGCTCGAGCGTGACGACGAGGTGGCGTTCCTCGTGACCCGCAGCGTTCATCAGGCGCACCGGACGCAGCAGCCCGCGGCGCTGATCCTGTCGCCGAGGCTGACCGGCGGCAAGATGGAAGGGTAG
- a CDS encoding TMEM175 family protein, whose translation MSKGRLEAFSDGVFAIIITIMVLELTPPRGPDLTALVVVLPTLVSYVLSFTLAAIYWNNHHHLLQAAQHVDGRVLWANLHLLFWLSLIPFATAWMGRTNFAPWPVAIYGLVQFLAGGAYYLLTRALIALHGGASTLARAVGRDVKGRMSLAIYAAALLVVFVNATLAFALYMVVAVLWFLPDRRIEKALGR comes from the coding sequence ATGAGCAAGGGCCGGTTGGAAGCGTTCAGCGACGGCGTCTTCGCCATCATCATCACGATCATGGTGCTCGAGTTGACGCCGCCGCGCGGGCCGGACCTGACCGCGCTCGTGGTCGTGCTGCCGACGCTGGTGAGCTACGTGCTCAGCTTCACCCTGGCCGCGATCTACTGGAACAACCATCATCACCTGTTGCAGGCGGCGCAGCACGTGGACGGCCGAGTGCTCTGGGCCAACCTGCACCTGTTGTTCTGGCTGTCGCTCATCCCGTTTGCCACGGCCTGGATGGGACGCACAAACTTCGCCCCGTGGCCGGTGGCGATCTACGGGCTCGTGCAGTTCCTGGCCGGGGGCGCGTACTACCTTCTGACCCGGGCGCTCATTGCGCTGCACGGCGGTGCCTCGACGCTGGCGCGGGCCGTGGGGAGGGACGTCAAGGGCCGGATGTCTCTGGCCATCTACGCGGCCGCTCTGCTCGTGGTGTTCGTGAACGCCACGCTGGCGTTCGCGCTGTACATGGTGGTCGCGGTGCTCTGGTTTCTCCCGGATCGCCGCATCGAGAAGGCGCTGGGAAGGTAG
- a CDS encoding flagellar biosynthesis protein FlgA, giving the protein MLNERLAARERDGRPIRVGVVGAGRFGTMIICQLAAMRGMRASVVADLDPARARTALGHAGVADDRIVDAGRADRANPAIARGDSVVTSDAKVLVESDLDVVVDATGSPEAASATAQAAIRRGRHVVMVTVEADVLVGSVLRRAADEAGVVYSAAYGDQPALIYELYDWAAALGLDVVAAGKGTKYLPAYRKATPDDIWERYGMPGHAGAGLNPKMYNSFTDGTKSAIEMAAVANMTGLRPDVRGMHFPAAGTDRLPEVLKPREDGGILHHAGVVEVVSSIDREGRPVPNDLRWGVYVVFTSPRPYVRGTFRDYGLAVDATGKYASFYRPYHLVGLELPISAARAVLDGVPTGAPRLVPVAAVVSAAKHALRAGDVLDGEGGSTVYGLADDAVAAARERLLPIGLSHGARVVRDVAEDGLVHLDDVVLDTSSALYRLWEEQQRLVPAPGT; this is encoded by the coding sequence ATGCTGAATGAACGCCTGGCCGCCCGCGAGCGCGACGGCCGCCCGATCCGGGTCGGCGTCGTCGGCGCCGGCCGGTTCGGAACGATGATCATCTGCCAGCTCGCGGCGATGCGGGGAATGCGCGCATCGGTCGTGGCCGACCTCGATCCGGCGAGGGCACGCACGGCGCTCGGGCACGCCGGCGTCGCGGACGATCGCATCGTCGACGCGGGGCGGGCCGACCGCGCCAACCCGGCGATCGCCCGCGGGGACTCGGTCGTCACCTCCGACGCCAAGGTGCTTGTCGAAAGCGACCTCGACGTCGTTGTGGACGCCACCGGCAGCCCCGAGGCCGCGTCCGCCACCGCCCAGGCGGCGATCCGCCGCGGCCGCCACGTCGTGATGGTCACGGTCGAGGCCGACGTGCTCGTGGGCTCGGTGCTCCGCCGTGCCGCCGACGAAGCGGGGGTGGTGTACTCCGCGGCGTACGGCGATCAGCCGGCGCTGATCTACGAGCTGTACGACTGGGCGGCCGCGCTCGGGCTGGACGTCGTGGCGGCCGGGAAAGGCACGAAGTACCTGCCCGCCTACCGGAAAGCTACGCCCGACGACATTTGGGAGCGCTACGGGATGCCCGGCCACGCGGGCGCCGGCCTGAATCCCAAGATGTACAACTCGTTCACGGACGGCACGAAGTCGGCGATCGAGATGGCGGCGGTGGCCAACATGACGGGCCTGCGGCCCGACGTCCGGGGGATGCACTTTCCCGCCGCGGGCACCGACCGGCTACCGGAGGTGCTGAAACCGCGCGAAGACGGCGGCATCCTGCATCACGCCGGCGTCGTGGAGGTGGTCAGCTCGATCGACCGCGAGGGCCGGCCCGTGCCGAACGACCTCCGCTGGGGGGTGTACGTCGTCTTCACGTCGCCGCGCCCCTACGTCCGGGGGACGTTCCGGGACTACGGCCTGGCGGTCGACGCTACGGGGAAGTACGCGTCGTTCTACCGCCCCTACCACTTGGTCGGCCTCGAACTGCCGATCAGCGCGGCCCGCGCGGTGCTGGACGGCGTGCCGACAGGCGCGCCGCGGCTTGTGCCGGTCGCCGCGGTGGTCTCGGCGGCCAAACACGCCCTGCGAGCGGGCGATGTGCTCGACGGCGAGGGCGGATCCACCGTCTACGGGCTGGCCGACGACGCCGTCGCGGCCGCGCGGGAGCGCCTGCTGCCGATCGGCCTTTCGCACGGGGCGCGGGTGGTGCGGGACGTCGCGGAGGACGGCCTCGTCCATCTCGACGACGTGGTCCTGGACACCTCCTCGGCGCTCTACCGTCTGTGGGAAGAGCAGCAGCGGCTGGTGCCGGCGCCCGGAACATGA
- a CDS encoding FmdB family zinc ribbon protein, with protein MTYVFRCASCRHEFEIIATVAEYENQGLPACPKCGKAAAKRVFTPVMVMTGARGSDAGDLPSGGGGCCGGGACGCGHVH; from the coding sequence ATGACGTACGTGTTTCGCTGCGCTTCCTGCCGCCACGAGTTCGAGATCATCGCGACGGTCGCCGAGTACGAGAATCAGGGCTTGCCCGCCTGCCCCAAGTGCGGGAAGGCCGCCGCGAAGCGTGTGTTCACGCCGGTAATGGTGATGACGGGCGCGCGCGGGTCCGACGCGGGCGACCTGCCCTCCGGCGGCGGCGGCTGCTGCGGCGGCGGAGCGTGCGGCTGCGGCCACGTGCACTAG
- a CDS encoding OsmC family protein: MTGTLAGALEARGIPSYPNKLWTEAEGTIEAPDRVMKLTTMRVTYHLKIPKGKRADAERALAVFERGCPVAQTLKGCVEISHAWEITEE; this comes from the coding sequence CTGACCGGCACCCTCGCGGGCGCGCTGGAGGCGCGCGGGATTCCAAGCTACCCGAACAAGCTCTGGACCGAAGCGGAGGGCACGATCGAGGCGCCGGACCGTGTCATGAAGCTCACGACGATGCGTGTGACATACCATCTCAAGATCCCGAAGGGCAAGCGGGCCGACGCTGAGCGCGCGCTCGCGGTCTTCGAGCGCGGCTGCCCGGTCGCGCAGACGCTGAAGGGCTGCGTCGAAATCTCCCACGCCTGGGAGATCACCGAGGAATGA
- a CDS encoding enoyl-CoA hydratase/isomerase family protein, with amino-acid sequence MLFEVDGGIARLTVNRPEARNAMTWAMYQQLVEISEEVDRDDRIRVLVVTGAGGRAFVSGTDISQFPAFRGNPQAGIDYEERIDEVTGRLEAVAKPTIASIRGFCVGGGLGIAMTCDLRIASEDSRFAVPVIRLGNCLSMNNYARLVALIGPARAKEMIFTARFVEARESLAWGLVNEVVPPEVLEARTRELAEAIAAAPPITLRASKEAVRRVINQLLPQNRGHDLIGMCYNSADFQEGVAAFLDKRAPRWTGR; translated from the coding sequence ACCGCCCCGAGGCGCGGAACGCCATGACGTGGGCGATGTACCAGCAGCTCGTCGAGATCAGCGAAGAGGTGGATCGCGACGACCGCATCCGCGTGCTCGTGGTGACCGGCGCCGGCGGCCGCGCGTTCGTCTCCGGCACAGACATCTCGCAGTTTCCCGCGTTCCGCGGCAACCCGCAGGCCGGCATCGACTACGAGGAGCGGATTGACGAGGTGACGGGGCGGCTCGAGGCGGTCGCGAAGCCGACGATCGCGTCGATCCGGGGGTTCTGCGTGGGCGGCGGGCTCGGGATCGCGATGACGTGCGACCTTCGTATCGCGTCCGAGGATTCGCGGTTCGCCGTCCCGGTCATCCGGCTCGGCAACTGCCTGTCGATGAACAACTACGCCCGGCTGGTCGCCCTCATCGGCCCGGCGCGCGCCAAGGAGATGATCTTCACGGCGCGCTTTGTCGAGGCGCGCGAGTCGCTTGCCTGGGGCCTCGTGAACGAGGTCGTGCCGCCGGAGGTCCTCGAGGCGCGCACCCGTGAGCTCGCCGAGGCGATCGCTGCGGCCCCGCCGATCACGCTACGGGCCAGCAAGGAGGCGGTGCGCCGCGTCATCAATCAGCTGCTCCCGCAGAATCGCGGCCACGATCTGATCGGCATGTGCTACAACAGCGCCGATTTCCAGGAGGGCGTCGCGGCGTTCCTGGACAAGCGCGCGCCGCGCTGGACCGGCCGCTAA